The proteins below come from a single Brevinematales bacterium genomic window:
- the fusA gene encoding elongation factor G, whose amino-acid sequence MKVYDTKDIINIAVIGEHRSGKTTFLDSVFYVTGKTSEKGSVDKGTSVMDFDPEEIKRKMTIRSIYSYVEYKGKKVNFIDTPGFVDFIGEMEMALEVVENVVLVVDAERGITIETDRIWHSVDELHVAKSVVINKVDTMTGNFDDIVNKIKAKIGKIAVPVEIPYFEGGNFVGTIDVIHKHLLVYTDDGRNFKKQDIPKEYEEIVSKYRDEIFEDISDIDEAFMEKYLSGEELSEDEIISGLRDCISKGKIIPIFACSALNNIGVLNILDIVVEEFPSPDIHKELVVIKNGKEMNQDISTENTTILTPFKIRIDPYTGKIVYFKVWTGSVKGGSEFYISETSSSVKFQHIYLCFGKSLEEISEVRAGDIFAVPKIEGVKIGYTLVSDKIDVKLKHLALPNPIFFTSVIGKNRGDEDKLAELLGRFSEEDPSFIVKFNDFSKELEVHCQGENQFNIYVEILKERYKIDFSLDTPKIPYRETITKTVEAHYKHKKQTGGHGQYGEVFIRVEPLERGKGFEFVDQIRGGHIPKQFIPSVEKGVLSAMEEGVLGKYPVVDVRVILYEGSYHEVDSSDISFQIAGWHAMKIALENGNPAILEPIMDAKIIVEESYMGAITEDLNSRRGRISSIDRKEDGTVIISAFVPMSEMIRYASALSSITKGVGRFTMTLAYYDFLPEKMKNEVAELGKKIKEKINS is encoded by the coding sequence ATGAAGGTATATGATACCAAGGATATTATAAACATAGCAGTCATAGGTGAACATAGGAGTGGTAAAACTACATTTCTTGATAGTGTTTTTTATGTTACAGGTAAAACTAGTGAGAAAGGTAGTGTGGACAAAGGTACGTCGGTTATGGATTTTGATCCTGAGGAGATAAAGAGAAAGATGACTATAAGGAGTATATATTCATATGTTGAATATAAAGGTAAGAAAGTAAACTTTATTGATACACCGGGGTTTGTGGATTTCATAGGTGAGATGGAGATGGCTCTTGAAGTAGTTGAGAATGTAGTACTTGTAGTTGATGCTGAAAGAGGAATAACTATTGAAACTGACAGAATATGGCATTCTGTGGATGAGTTACATGTGGCAAAATCTGTAGTAATAAACAAGGTTGATACTATGACTGGTAACTTCGATGATATAGTAAATAAGATAAAAGCAAAGATAGGTAAAATTGCTGTTCCTGTTGAGATACCGTACTTTGAAGGTGGTAATTTTGTAGGTACTATAGATGTTATTCATAAGCATTTACTTGTATATACCGATGATGGTAGAAACTTTAAAAAGCAAGATATACCTAAGGAATATGAAGAGATTGTCAGTAAGTATCGTGATGAAATATTTGAAGATATTTCAGACATAGATGAAGCATTTATGGAAAAATATTTGTCTGGTGAAGAATTGTCTGAGGATGAGATAATAAGTGGACTTAGAGATTGTATTTCAAAAGGGAAAATTATACCGATATTTGCTTGTTCTGCTCTTAATAATATTGGTGTTTTAAACATACTTGATATAGTTGTTGAAGAATTTCCTTCCCCTGATATACATAAAGAACTTGTTGTGATTAAAAACGGTAAAGAGATGAATCAAGATATCTCTACAGAAAATACTACAATTCTTACACCTTTTAAAATTAGGATTGATCCCTATACTGGAAAGATAGTTTATTTCAAGGTATGGACTGGTAGCGTTAAAGGAGGCAGTGAATTTTATATTTCTGAAACATCTTCTAGTGTAAAATTTCAACATATCTACCTATGTTTTGGTAAGTCTCTTGAGGAAATTAGTGAGGTTAGAGCTGGTGACATATTTGCAGTTCCAAAAATTGAAGGAGTGAAAATTGGTTATACTTTGGTTTCTGACAAGATTGATGTGAAGTTAAAACATCTTGCTCTGCCTAACCCTATATTCTTCACTTCTGTAATAGGTAAAAATAGAGGTGATGAGGATAAATTGGCTGAGCTTTTGGGTAGGTTTTCTGAAGAGGATCCATCATTTATTGTCAAGTTTAATGATTTTTCGAAGGAGCTAGAGGTGCATTGTCAGGGGGAAAATCAGTTTAATATATATGTTGAAATACTCAAGGAACGATATAAAATAGATTTTAGTTTAGATACTCCTAAAATACCCTATAGAGAGACTATTACAAAAACTGTTGAAGCTCATTATAAGCATAAAAAACAGACAGGTGGACATGGTCAATATGGTGAAGTATTCATAAGAGTTGAGCCTTTGGAAAGAGGTAAAGGATTTGAGTTTGTTGATCAGATAAGAGGTGGACACATTCCAAAACAGTTTATACCTTCAGTTGAAAAGGGTGTCTTAAGTGCTATGGAAGAAGGAGTTTTAGGTAAATATCCTGTTGTTGATGTGAGAGTTATACTTTACGAAGGCTCCTATCACGAAGTTGATTCTTCTGATATTTCTTTTCAGATAGCGGGTTGGCATGCTATGAAGATTGCTCTTGAAAATGGTAATCCTGCTATACTTGAACCTATAATGGATGCTAAAATAATTGTCGAAGAAAGTTATATGGGAGCTATAACAGAAGATCTTAACTCTAGAAGGGGTAGGATAAGTAGCATTGATAGAAAAGAAGATGGTACTGTTATAATAAGCGCGTTTGTGCCTATGTCTGAAATGATAAGATATGCTTCTGCCTTGAGTTCTATAACAAAAGGAGTGGGTAGATTTACTATGACTCTAGCATATTATGATTTCTTGCCAGAGAAAATGAAAAATGAGGTTGCAGAGTTAGGTAAAAAGATAAAAGAGAAAATAAATTCTTAA
- a CDS encoding ABC transporter ATP-binding protein, whose amino-acid sequence MSLIVLKDVVKEYHKGDGKDSVKILALRNINLEIERGEFIAIMGPSGSGKTTLLNIVGCLDTPTSGEVIFNGTVLTKADENFLSEYRKKNIGFVFQSYNLIPVLTVKENIELPLTIDNSLSPSEKEERVMKLIDMVGLRGMGNRYPREISGGQEQRVAIARALIKKPLVVLADEPTANLDSVTAEEIIEIMKRMNEIEGTTFIFSTHDPKIERHAKRVILLKDGQIVSDERR is encoded by the coding sequence ATGAGTTTAATAGTGCTTAAAGATGTAGTAAAGGAATATCATAAAGGTGATGGTAAAGATAGTGTTAAAATCTTAGCTCTTAGGAACATAAATCTTGAAATAGAAAGAGGAGAATTTATTGCTATTATGGGGCCTTCGGGTAGTGGTAAGACTACTCTTCTTAATATTGTAGGATGTTTAGATACTCCTACTAGTGGTGAAGTTATTTTCAATGGTACTGTGCTTACAAAAGCAGATGAAAACTTTCTTTCAGAATATAGAAAGAAGAACATCGGTTTTGTATTTCAATCTTACAACCTTATTCCTGTATTAACAGTTAAGGAAAATATTGAGTTACCTTTGACTATTGACAATAGTTTGTCCCCGTCTGAAAAGGAGGAAAGAGTTATGAAACTCATAGATATGGTAGGATTAAGGGGTATGGGAAATAGGTATCCTAGAGAGATTTCTGGTGGGCAGGAACAGAGAGTTGCAATAGCAAGAGCTTTGATTAAGAAACCCTTAGTTGTGCTTGCTGATGAGCCAACAGCTAACTTAGATTCTGTTACTGCTGAGGAGATAATTGAAATTATGAAGAGGATGAATGAAATCGAAGGTACGACTTTTATATTTTCAACGCATGATCCAAAAATTGAAAGGCACGCAAAGAGAGTTATATTACTGAAAGATGGACAGATTGTTTCTGATGAAAGGAGGTGA
- a CDS encoding DUF4412 domain-containing protein, giving the protein MRRFLASLFLLFTAVSLVFSEEFEGIAVGRFLSKDMDNTVKIFIKGSKMKMVPEKQISGTNGYPIVDFSARRSIFVFVDEKYYMEMPLDVMIKNVEEKPILLSEGGDEKYLGFDAKRFVYSDKDFRVEAIGTRDLKIALNPFIGVQRIGNEGFLVSASAHYLYKSSIAPLKIVVYNQRGERLVNVEIMAIQKQKLSDREFEVPEGFRRFSEVVKEKMKKGR; this is encoded by the coding sequence ATGAGGAGGTTTTTGGCTAGTTTGTTTCTCTTGTTTACTGCTGTGTCACTCGTGTTTTCGGAAGAGTTTGAGGGGATAGCGGTTGGCAGATTTCTCTCGAAAGATATGGACAATACTGTGAAGATATTCATAAAGGGCAGTAAGATGAAAATGGTACCTGAGAAACAGATCTCTGGCACGAATGGGTATCCAATAGTTGATTTCAGTGCCAGAAGGAGTATTTTTGTGTTCGTTGACGAGAAATACTACATGGAAATGCCGTTGGATGTAATGATAAAGAACGTAGAAGAAAAACCAATATTACTCAGTGAAGGTGGTGACGAAAAGTATCTTGGTTTCGATGCTAAGAGGTTTGTATATAGTGATAAGGACTTTAGAGTAGAAGCAATAGGTACCAGAGATTTAAAAATAGCTCTTAATCCTTTCATCGGAGTTCAGAGGATCGGAAATGAAGGCTTTCTAGTGTCTGCTTCTGCCCATTACCTTTACAAAAGTTCTATCGCTCCTTTGAAAATAGTGGTGTATAACCAGAGGGGAGAAAGATTGGTGAATGTAGAGATAATGGCTATACAAAAGCAGAAACTGAGTGATAGGGAATTTGAGGTACCGGAAGGATTTAGAAGGTTCAGTGAGGTTGTCAAGGAAAAGATGAAAAAAGGAAGGTAG
- a CDS encoding ABC transporter permease has translation MILKMAFRNIRRNSRRSILACLSVGIAIMAVVVLQGLIDGMMDNIIKNSTKNDTGHIRIAAKEYFENLDYMPVYYTINNPDKVMDLVSSIVGEDLVIATGRFRFPVLIEFNGNNKVGICFAGDIQKEKDLIMLHKSIVDGRYLSGKVVEENGIKYREIIIGKKMAEVLGIKVGDSFSLMLQGSDLGIRIPRFRVVGIFSTGLNALDSNIFMISLEDAKDVLGAYDMVQEIIVILKNYNRAKEVADRMNNFFSKNEEFSYLRAVDWKSSGSMAGMLDQVLGIYNIIYFIITLLGAFIIMSIMMMVILERRREIGILKAMGFKKIEILALFTLEGTILGTIGTLGGVIVGVLINVPLSIWGIDFSSSLSNMNFPMDNVIKWMITGSSILGAIVLGVFVSAVISLIPSRHASNMKPIDAIKSV, from the coding sequence ATGATTTTGAAGATGGCTTTTAGGAATATTAGGAGAAACAGTCGTAGATCTATTTTAGCGTGTTTATCTGTTGGTATTGCTATTATGGCTGTTGTAGTTTTACAGGGGCTTATTGATGGTATGATGGATAATATTATAAAAAATTCTACTAAAAATGATACTGGTCATATTAGGATTGCTGCTAAGGAATATTTTGAAAATTTAGATTATATGCCAGTTTATTATACTATTAATAACCCTGATAAGGTAATGGATTTAGTGTCTAGTATTGTTGGTGAAGATTTGGTTATTGCTACTGGTAGGTTTAGATTTCCTGTTCTAATAGAGTTTAATGGTAATAACAAAGTTGGGATATGTTTTGCTGGAGATATTCAGAAAGAAAAAGACCTTATTATGTTGCATAAGAGTATTGTTGATGGTAGGTATTTGAGTGGTAAGGTTGTTGAGGAGAATGGTATTAAGTATAGAGAAATAATAATTGGTAAAAAGATGGCTGAGGTTTTAGGGATAAAAGTTGGTGATAGTTTTTCTTTAATGCTTCAGGGAAGTGATTTAGGTATAAGGATTCCTAGATTTAGGGTTGTTGGTATATTTAGTACTGGTCTTAATGCTTTAGATAGCAACATTTTTATGATTTCTCTTGAGGATGCTAAAGATGTTTTGGGTGCTTACGATATGGTTCAGGAGATAATTGTAATACTTAAAAACTACAATCGTGCTAAGGAAGTTGCAGATAGGATGAATAATTTCTTCTCAAAGAATGAAGAGTTTAGTTATCTCAGAGCAGTTGATTGGAAGAGTTCCGGTAGTATGGCTGGAATGTTAGATCAGGTTCTAGGTATATACAACATTATATACTTTATTATTACGCTTTTAGGAGCCTTTATTATAATGAGTATAATGATGATGGTAATCCTTGAGAGGAGGCGAGAGATAGGTATTCTTAAAGCTATGGGTTTCAAGAAAATTGAAATACTTGCTCTATTTACTCTTGAGGGTACTATTTTAGGTACTATTGGTACTTTAGGTGGAGTTATTGTGGGTGTACTCATAAATGTACCTTTATCAATATGGGGTATTGATTTTAGTTCATCTCTTTCGAATATGAATTTTCCTATGGATAATGTTATCAAATGGATGATAACAGGAAGTAGTATTCTTGGAGCTATAGTGCTTGGAGTTTTTGTGTCTGCAGTGATTTCTTTGATACCTTCAAGGCATGCGTCTAATATGAAACCTATTGATGCCATAAAGAGTGTTTAG
- a CDS encoding FtsX-like permease family protein → MVIKIAFRNALKHIKRNLLIIVTIVVGVVVYITMDSLYNGIDRMFVEGVVNFSDSSITIYPEEYDKNRKGFPISKGVKSFSEVENIIRNELRLKEITYRTQFLCEVIFGNKSKYIVGIAIEPEKDKKVFKIIEKIKGEYLKNKREILIGGFLAKSLGVGIGDYVTISTKTVEGIYNAMEFKIVGIVETGNALVDESSVLISYESANELLNLGDIKTSLHVKVEWHKGEWISSYTQKVEKIASKLRTKLKGYTVYTFKDLHGYFLELMKQGGVDHYFLMAIILIIAGVGISNTIIMSIYERNKEIGILMTIGINPRKIRSIFVTEGIIIGTIGGVIGLIFGVLFNLLLVNYGLDLSIFGGSGTEWGIPTWGVIYGVWNTWSLVICFVFVLLISLISSYLPSRHISKLKVVECLKFQ, encoded by the coding sequence ATGGTTATTAAGATTGCTTTTAGGAATGCATTAAAACACATTAAGAGGAATTTACTTATAATAGTAACAATAGTAGTAGGAGTAGTTGTATACATAACTATGGACTCTTTGTATAATGGTATTGATAGAATGTTTGTTGAAGGAGTTGTAAACTTTTCTGACAGTTCAATAACAATATACCCTGAAGAATATGACAAAAACCGGAAAGGTTTTCCAATAAGCAAAGGAGTAAAAAGTTTTAGTGAAGTAGAAAATATTATCAGAAATGAACTTAGGTTAAAAGAAATAACTTACAGAACTCAATTCTTGTGCGAAGTTATATTTGGTAATAAATCTAAATACATCGTTGGTATTGCCATAGAACCTGAAAAAGATAAAAAAGTCTTCAAGATAATTGAAAAGATCAAAGGCGAATATTTAAAAAACAAAAGAGAAATACTCATAGGAGGGTTTCTTGCAAAGTCACTAGGTGTCGGAATAGGTGATTACGTAACAATTTCCACTAAGACAGTTGAGGGTATATACAATGCTATGGAATTCAAGATTGTAGGAATAGTCGAAACGGGAAACGCACTAGTAGATGAATCTAGTGTTTTGATATCATACGAATCCGCTAATGAACTACTTAATCTGGGAGACATTAAAACCTCATTACATGTAAAAGTCGAATGGCATAAAGGAGAATGGATATCATCGTACACTCAAAAAGTAGAAAAAATAGCAAGTAAACTGAGAACAAAACTTAAAGGATACACAGTGTATACATTCAAAGATCTTCATGGATACTTTCTTGAGTTAATGAAACAAGGGGGAGTAGATCACTATTTTTTAATGGCTATAATACTCATAATAGCTGGCGTTGGAATTTCAAACACTATAATTATGTCAATATACGAAAGAAACAAAGAAATAGGTATATTGATGACAATAGGAATAAATCCTCGTAAGATAAGATCTATTTTTGTGACAGAAGGTATAATAATAGGTACTATTGGCGGTGTAATAGGTCTGATTTTTGGAGTATTGTTTAACTTGCTACTAGTTAATTACGGACTTGATCTTTCAATATTTGGAGGAAGCGGAACAGAATGGGGGATACCTACATGGGGGGTCATATATGGTGTCTGGAATACCTGGAGTTTGGTAATATGCTTTGTATTTGTATTACTAATATCTCTCATATCATCATACCTACCATCAAGACACATATCTAAACTAAAAGTTGTAGAATGTCTCAAATTTCAATAG
- the flgK gene encoding flagellar hook-associated protein FlgK — protein sequence MAILSSFHGIEVGRKSLLAHSDALKTTGHNISNLNNPEYSRQIIHLKAFHPIYDPSWNRETTPGQLGTGVAVEDIVRARDQFLDDRIMFENGGLGFWEARRKFLYQLQLIYNEPEGPNIRTTLDEYWDALQKVAMDPTEVSSRVVLVEKAKSLASQIRHEYNSIIKLREQANDLIKQKINEINGYAKEIATLNNQIQKLEALGDNPNDLYDRRDALVEKLSKIMNIKVGRSDKNEFMIMVGSEILIQGENYHELIGIPNAQNKGFVDIYIGSPDRRLKISDGELFGLVFARDIDLVSDMKRLNAFTINLIESVNEIHKDGFGLDGTTGLDFWIKAPITPDIRGNYDSNEDGIFDKTAIFKITGTNKLNPDDFINSAGVINFGPNTSGGPNITVEYNENDTVKSIIEKINNSGAHVVAYLNHRGELTIKARMSEDTEYPDFVIRYISDSGNFLVGFAGILHQSGELGAYDWNNIEQIAQIRGDINYYSVAPLDEPALWIDVNPLIYKDPRLVGAASGKDLNGDRILDTTNGPGDNSNILLIASLRDKKVMLERDSTFLEYLKFVVGDIGTRSKISEVATKKQSLVIENLQKLREAVSGVNLDEELTKLISYQRAYEASARYITYLDSMLDTIINRMGIVR from the coding sequence ATGGCTATATTATCAAGCTTTCATGGAATTGAGGTTGGTAGGAAGAGTCTTTTAGCACACTCAGATGCTCTCAAAACTACAGGTCATAATATTTCAAACTTAAACAATCCTGAATACTCAAGACAAATTATACATCTCAAAGCTTTTCACCCGATATATGATCCATCCTGGAATAGAGAAACTACCCCAGGGCAACTAGGAACAGGAGTTGCAGTTGAAGATATAGTAAGAGCTCGAGATCAATTTTTGGATGATAGGATAATGTTTGAGAATGGGGGCTTGGGGTTTTGGGAGGCCAGAAGAAAATTCTTGTATCAACTACAACTAATTTACAACGAACCCGAAGGCCCTAACATAAGAACAACACTTGATGAGTATTGGGATGCTTTACAAAAAGTCGCTATGGATCCTACAGAGGTATCATCAAGAGTTGTCTTAGTTGAAAAAGCAAAATCACTAGCAAGCCAAATAAGACACGAATATAACTCAATAATAAAACTCAGAGAGCAAGCAAACGACCTCATAAAACAAAAGATAAACGAAATAAATGGATATGCAAAAGAAATAGCAACCTTAAATAACCAAATACAAAAATTAGAAGCATTAGGTGATAATCCTAACGATCTTTACGATAGAAGAGATGCTCTCGTTGAAAAACTTTCAAAAATAATGAATATAAAAGTAGGTAGAAGTGACAAGAATGAATTTATGATTATGGTAGGTAGCGAAATACTAATACAAGGGGAAAATTATCACGAACTAATAGGTATTCCAAATGCCCAAAATAAAGGATTCGTTGACATATATATTGGTTCACCTGATAGAAGATTGAAGATATCAGATGGAGAATTGTTTGGGCTGGTATTTGCAAGAGACATAGATTTAGTTTCAGACATGAAAAGACTAAATGCCTTTACTATAAACTTAATAGAATCTGTGAATGAAATACATAAAGATGGTTTTGGACTTGACGGAACTACCGGACTTGATTTTTGGATTAAGGCACCCATAACTCCTGACATAAGAGGCAACTACGATTCAAACGAAGACGGCATATTTGATAAAACTGCTATATTTAAAATAACAGGTACAAACAAACTTAATCCAGATGACTTTATAAACTCAGCTGGTGTTATTAACTTCGGACCAAACACATCTGGAGGGCCTAACATTACTGTTGAATATAACGAAAACGACACTGTAAAAAGCATCATAGAAAAGATAAACAACTCAGGAGCACATGTAGTAGCATATTTGAATCACAGAGGTGAACTTACAATCAAGGCAAGAATGTCTGAAGATACTGAATATCCAGATTTTGTTATAAGATACATAAGTGACAGTGGTAACTTCCTAGTTGGTTTTGCAGGGATATTACACCAAAGCGGGGAACTAGGAGCATATGACTGGAATAATATCGAACAAATAGCTCAAATAAGAGGAGACATAAATTATTATTCAGTAGCACCTTTAGATGAGCCAGCTCTTTGGATAGATGTAAATCCATTAATATACAAAGACCCTAGATTAGTAGGAGCAGCAAGTGGAAAAGATCTAAATGGAGATAGGATACTAGATACAACAAACGGACCTGGAGATAATTCTAACATACTCCTAATAGCAAGCCTAAGAGATAAAAAAGTAATGCTTGAAAGAGATTCAACTTTTCTTGAATACCTTAAATTCGTGGTCGGAGACATTGGAACAAGAAGTAAAATATCCGAAGTTGCTACTAAAAAACAATCACTAGTAATAGAAAATTTACAAAAACTAAGAGAAGCAGTATCTGGAGTCAACCTAGATGAAGAACTTACAAAACTAATATCCTACCAAAGAGCATATGAAGCAAGTGCTAGATACATAACATACTTAGATTCTATGTTAGACACTATAATAAATAGAATGGGAATTGTTAGGTAA
- a CDS encoding ABC transporter permease codes for MKFLREIFEKNRKFLVVLVLVPAVVIGIIGLIFGDGVRDVPLAVVDKDTGMELPFMGEVSVSQQFLDKIDRNIIRIVKVDTEEEAMEMVRKGEVLGVIVFPENFTKEMLVKVDDPSYQISEKIRIKLDKSSMIVSGVVVSTLMNTFMGIAKQSESSPLPVEITTAVGIENIVFGDYIVSGIITVLTFIMSVVGVAMVIITNRQKITFGKYSSLEIVVSYLAVFTLAVFISMVLMYSVSVPLFKINVNDGIWTVLPGTLIFLLASVSIGILIGIASKDYEGIRAGVVISVLPILFGNVIIPMEAMPSWLRPVVYIFPPYYGTRVYRLGVLKQLGVSDMVVEIVVLSVFFIVFFITSFVLLGKKIRDRKI; via the coding sequence ATGAAATTTTTGAGGGAGATTTTTGAGAAGAACAGGAAGTTTTTGGTTGTGCTGGTTTTGGTACCGGCGGTGGTTATAGGTATAATTGGCCTGATATTTGGGGATGGAGTGAGGGATGTACCGTTGGCTGTGGTGGATAAAGATACTGGTATGGAACTACCTTTCATGGGTGAGGTTTCAGTGTCTCAACAATTCTTGGATAAGATAGATAGGAATATTATCAGGATAGTTAAAGTTGATACTGAGGAAGAGGCTATGGAAATGGTTAGGAAAGGGGAGGTTTTGGGAGTTATAGTTTTCCCCGAAAACTTCACAAAGGAAATGCTTGTAAAGGTGGATGACCCTTCTTATCAGATTTCCGAGAAGATAAGGATAAAGCTAGACAAGAGTAGTATGATAGTCTCTGGGGTTGTAGTGTCAACGCTGATGAATACTTTTATGGGGATCGCAAAACAGAGTGAGAGTTCTCCCCTACCTGTTGAAATAACAACTGCTGTGGGAATAGAAAATATTGTCTTTGGGGATTACATTGTCTCAGGTATTATAACCGTTTTGACATTCATAATGTCGGTTGTAGGTGTTGCTATGGTGATTATCACAAACAGGCAAAAGATAACCTTCGGTAAGTATAGTTCCTTGGAGATAGTAGTTTCGTATCTTGCTGTTTTTACGCTAGCTGTTTTCATAAGTATGGTTCTTATGTATTCGGTTTCAGTTCCTCTTTTCAAGATAAACGTAAATGATGGAATATGGACTGTATTGCCTGGAACCCTGATTTTTCTCTTGGCTTCAGTGTCTATAGGGATATTGATAGGTATTGCTTCGAAGGACTATGAAGGTATAAGGGCAGGAGTAGTGATTTCGGTTTTGCCTATACTATTCGGTAATGTTATCATACCCATGGAAGCGATGCCTTCGTGGCTAAGACCAGTGGTATATATTTTCCCACCTTACTACGGAACCAGAGTATATCGCCTAGGTGTTCTCAAACAATTGGGCGTTTCTGATATGGTAGTTGAGATTGTGGTTCTATCAGTGTTCTTTATTGTATTCTTTATAACTAGTTTTGTTCTTTTAGGTAAGAAAATAAGAGATAGGAAAATATAG
- a CDS encoding transcriptional regulator translates to MNFDLDKNIHEKARLVIMIALAVSPEKKLSFNELKDITKLSSGNLSVQIRNLEEVGYINVKKFFDNSKPKTEIVITDRGKRALENYLDNVERIVKVYKEVKSL, encoded by the coding sequence ATGAATTTTGATTTAGACAAGAACATACACGAGAAGGCAAGACTTGTTATTATGATTGCTTTAGCGGTCAGTCCTGAAAAAAAGTTGTCGTTTAATGAGCTTAAGGATATTACTAAACTTTCTTCTGGTAATTTATCTGTACAGATAAGGAACTTAGAGGAAGTAGGGTATATTAATGTTAAGAAATTTTTTGATAACTCTAAGCCAAAAACTGAAATAGTTATTACTGATAGAGGCAAGAGAGCGTTAGAGAATTACTTGGATAATGTGGAGAGGATAGTAAAAGTCTATAAAGAGGTTAAGAGTTTATGA
- a CDS encoding ABC transporter permease, which produces MILKMAFRNILRHKRRTLISVVTVAVGIMFYIVMDSLFNGIDRLLVESIVKFSDSSIVVYSKEYDENRRGYPIDKGIKDYDSIEDVILSVEGVEGVVYRTQFLGEIIFGSKSKYVVGTVVNPFIDTQVFEINKHIIGNYLSNVEGEVLMGSILAKKLGIKIGDYLTISAKTVGGGYNALDFKVVGLVNSPSTTLNESGIIISYSSANKLLNLRNSKTSLHVKVNWNKGESVASYLNKLDMVSKEIKSKIGEYRVYTIKDIYGDFLLLMEQKRITSYLITFLVLVIAGVGIANGVLMSVYERVKEIGMLMAMGMKPKMVRRLFLLEGTMIGILGGFLGLVLGFVADVFMIYIGWDVSSMYRDLDPSNLGMPVWGVLYGEWNIWAFVIGFLFSFLVAIISSYIPSRYASKLKVIDCLKFV; this is translated from the coding sequence ATGATTTTAAAAATGGCTTTTAGGAATATTTTAAGACATAAAAGAAGAACTTTGATTAGTGTTGTTACTGTTGCTGTTGGAATCATGTTTTATATAGTAATGGATTCTCTTTTTAATGGTATAGATAGATTGTTAGTTGAAAGTATAGTAAAGTTTTCTGATAGTTCAATAGTCGTGTATTCTAAGGAATATGATGAGAATCGTAGGGGATATCCTATTGATAAAGGTATAAAGGATTATGATAGTATAGAAGACGTTATTTTATCTGTTGAAGGAGTTGAGGGAGTAGTGTATAGGACACAATTTCTTGGAGAGATAATTTTTGGTAGTAAGTCTAAGTATGTAGTGGGTACTGTGGTAAATCCTTTTATTGATACACAGGTTTTTGAAATAAATAAACACATAATAGGCAATTATCTTTCCAATGTTGAGGGAGAAGTTTTGATGGGTAGCATACTTGCCAAAAAACTAGGAATTAAAATTGGAGACTACTTAACTATAAGTGCTAAGACAGTTGGAGGGGGTTATAATGCTTTGGATTTTAAGGTTGTTGGATTAGTTAATTCTCCTAGTACTACTTTAAATGAATCTGGAATTATTATTTCATATAGTTCTGCTAATAAGCTACTGAATCTTAGGAACAGTAAAACATCGTTACATGTGAAAGTTAATTGGAACAAAGGGGAAAGTGTTGCTTCTTATTTGAATAAGCTTGATATGGTTTCGAAAGAAATAAAAAGTAAAATAGGTGAATACAGAGTTTATACAATTAAGGATATTTATGGAGATTTTTTACTTCTTATGGAGCAGAAGAGGATAACGTCTTACTTAATAACGTTTTTGGTTCTTGTAATTGCTGGAGTTGGTATTGCTAATGGTGTTTTAATGTCGGTTTATGAAAGAGTTAAAGAAATAGGTATGTTGATGGCTATGGGTATGAAACCTAAGATGGTAAGAAGACTCTTTCTGTTAGAGGGTACTATGATTGGGATTTTGGGTGGTTTTTTGGGGCTTGTATTAGGTTTTGTAGCTGATGTCTTTATGATATATATAGGTTGGGATGTATCTTCAATGTATAGAGATTTAGATCCTTCTAATCTAGGTATGCCGGTTTGGGGAGTATTATATGGTGAATGGAATATATGGGCTTTTGTTATTGGTTTTCTATTTTCTTTTCTTGTGGCTATTATTTCTTCTTATATTCCTTCAAGGTATGCTTCCAAACTAAAGGTTATAGATTGTTTGAAGTTTGTATGA